From a region of the Salvelinus alpinus chromosome 2, SLU_Salpinus.1, whole genome shotgun sequence genome:
- the LOC139553650 gene encoding cell division cycle-associated protein 7-like, whose amino-acid sequence MDNTGVLGISLLSNKLAEIFTEDSENDRTFYGFSDGESDLCDNKSSDSGNPVDLKGSPIKQPVPYRFTLRVVLRPRKLATPIPHSSEEERKMKAEKKGTVRFDVEEKPMTDATQPVKQQSDSDSDDLAQSGSFLAKRAQNVKANKAMLAQLIADLHKMPGAALLKSHKEGNLKKEKGSRAPRSKEAVEKSRTNPKRSSRRLTRSMGGAESLEAHQEERELELSLEEELLEVRGDPRRKGAPRPKQAKPHNIRPVEEITEDVLLLVADHTTEKVYNRATGSTCHQCRQKTTDTKTCCRSEECRGIVGQFCGPCLRNRYGEDVRKALLDPDWRCPPCRGICNCSFCRARDGRCPTGILFPLAQYHGFSDVHSYLSSLRSKLKNGED is encoded by the exons ATGGACAAT ACTGGTGTTTTGGGAATATCTTTGCTCTCTAATAAACTCGCTGAGATTTTCACAGAGGATTCGGAAAATGACAGAACGTTCTATGGGTTTTCTGACGGTGAAAGTGATCTATGTGATAACAAG AGTTCAGACAGTGGCAATCCAGTGGATCTCAAAGGCAGCCCCATAAAACAGCCTGTACCCTATCGCTTCACATTACGGGTGGTACTGCGCCCCCGTAAGCTAGCCACACCAATTCCTCACTCcagtgaagaggagaggaagatgaaggCTGAGAAGAAGGGAACAGTCAGATTTGACGTTGAAGAGAAGCCCATGACCGACGCAACACAGCCTGTTAAACAACAGTCAGATTCTGATTCTGATGATCTAGCACAGTCTGGCTCTTTTCTGGCCAAGAGAGCCCAGAACGTCAAGGCTAACAAAGCTATG TTGGCTCAGTTGATAGCAGACCTGCATAAGATGCCAGGAGCTGCCCTGCTGAAGAGTCACAAAGAAGGCAATCTTAAAAAGGAGAAAGGCTCT CGAGCGCCCCGCTCCAAGGAAGCAGTAGAGAAGTCCAGGACGAACCCTAAGAGATCCTCCCGGAGACTGACCCGCTCCATGGGCGGAGCTGAGAGCTTGGAGGCACAccaggaggagagggagctgGAGCTCAGTCTGGAGGAGGAACTATTGGAG GTACGTGGTGATCCGAGGAGGAAGGGAGCTCCGCGTCCCAAACAGGCCAAACCTCACAACATAAGACCTGTGGAGGAGATCACCGAGGACGTGCTACTGCTGGTGGCAGACCACACGACAGAGAAGGTGTACAACAGAGCCACA GGCTCAACGTGTCACCAGTGTCGCCAAAAGACTACCGACACCAAAACGTGTTGCCGTAGTGAGGAGTGTCGTGGTATAGTGGGACAGTTCTGTGGCCCGTGTCTGAGGAACCGATACGGAGAGGACGTCAGGAAAGCCCTGCTCGACCCG GACTGGCGGTGTCCACCGTGTCGAGGCATATGTAACTGCAGTTTCTGCCGTGCCAGAGACGGACGCTGCCCAACTGGAATCTTATTCCCTCTGGCTCAGTACCATGGCTTCTCTGATGTCCACTCTTACCTCAGCAG TCTACGCAGTAAACTGAAAAATGGGGAGGACTGA